Proteins encoded together in one Lathyrus oleraceus cultivar Zhongwan6 chromosome 5, CAAS_Psat_ZW6_1.0, whole genome shotgun sequence window:
- the LOC127086791 gene encoding histone-lysine N-methyltransferase ATXR3, which produces MGDGGVACMPLQYTMERLSSSEKTHCGGSSGDGFNSKLLKFSDGERKNMKSRKSELALDRVNKRSGSDVENGEMICGDKAQKEEVEEGELVTLKWPRSEVETENGEFVPEMNLPSRRSEIENEEIVSDRWKTREFEKGEFHHGKWRRDDVERREIVHEKGRRGENEYGPWRGVKDDVEKGEYISDRWYNGSIGKNDYGNSSHRRNYSGKDKGWKFQCERTPPSWRYTGDDSIRKKEFISRSGNPHAKSSPRWENAQQRNIRNGSKIVDDEKNAYNNGKDHTRDYTSGSRLKRLGNDFDSYERKHSADFTSSKSRRLSDESYPYSENYSRRPVEQSYRNNNSTRLSAEKYSSRNHESSLSTRPTYDRHERSPVHSEWSPRDRSRYYDHRDRTPVRRSPFSRERSPYSREKSPHGRERSPYTRSWDRSRQHDHKLKSPARTEQSPQNQCWRQHDHKMRSPAFTEQSPQDQGWRQHSHKLRSPARVEQLPEDQARHHDHRDCTPNLVEGSHLDQTRKDVHDETSCKNSACDKQNSPNSCKSDEDKNIQRESSFSVTESRGERNVQKKDKSIEKDISDSQPVEEQKSCSPTIDPKESPHLEPQPPPDELLSMEEDMDICDTPPHVPVVTDLSSGKWFYLDYGGVENGPAKLCDIKFLVDEGVLMSDHFIKHLDSDRWLTVENAVSPLAAQSFPSIVSDTITQLVSPPEASGNILADTADIQSGPENYLEKPGPLLLPRGHPSPSVSVLASERSDNFYIDERVQNLLEGYDVIPGLELEAVKEALQLKFEYAKEDGLGDYEGFPWHVSRPREDCDSSTDLASRDSESQLSIDNMDNGFGIPKDWFSTHWPCKGGDWKRNDDAHDRCSRKKLVLNNGFLLCQMPKSGCEDPRWPEKDDLYFPSQNKRLDLPLWAVGADEWVDCDAAIKSIQSKPSSVKGMKGNVLSVVRINACVVNDQGLLLTESRHQSRGKDRQHPRSVRPFTSTCDSKRSSTEEDSQSKSVSDQGSYQSMESISVPKDHLCTIQELQLHLGDWYYIDGSGREKGPSSFSELQYLADQGIVKRRSSVFRKHDKLWVPITSTAETSDVCLMSHQKSSSTLGACSDHPSKQTHGVSYAGSYTSSSMFNRIHPQFIGFTCGKLHELVMKSYKSRELAAAINEVLDPWINARQPKKDIEKQIYWKSEGDTRAAKRARMLVDDSEEDSGLEDDVTIYKNEPTFEDLCGDATFPEDKIGISDSEVGSWGLLDGPVLAQIFHFLRSDFKSLVFASMTCKHWSAAVRFYKELSIQANFSSLGPSCTDTMLWNIMNAYERDKINSIILMGCNKITADMLEKILLSFPGLCTIDIRGCSQFGELAPKFTNVKWIKSRSSRMDRIAEEPHKIRSLKHFTEQVSSTSKSSNLGIDDFGQLKEYLDSVDKRDSANQLFRQNLYKRSKLYDARRSSSILSRDARTRRWAIKKSESGFKKMEEFLASRLKEIMKSNSCDFFVHKVAEIEAKMKNGYYSRRGLSSVKEDISRMCRDAIKAKNRGDSSDMNHIITLFIQLVARLEASSKNVHGRDVLLKSWDSDSPAMFCSTSSKYKKNRLVKERKYRSNGKHNILDNVEYTSDRDIRRRLSKLNKKSMGSDSETSDDLDRSFDDDKSDSDTTSTESESDHEVRSQVLIREPRGDGCFKPEEESDFITDDREWGARMTKASLVPPVTRKYEVIDHYCIVADEEEVRRKMRVSLPDDYAEKLSAQKNGTEESDMELPEVKDFKPRKQLGNEVIEQEVYGIDPYTHNLLLDSMPGELDWSLQEKHLFIEDVLLQTLNKHVRSSTGTGNTPMSYPLQPVIDDIKRCAEKDCDARMIRMCQGILKAVGSRPDDKYVAYRKGLGVVCNKEEGFSQDDFVVEFLGEVYPVWKWFEKQDGIRSLQKDSTDPAPEFYNIYLERPKGDADGYDLVVVDAMHKANYASRICHSCRPNCEAKVTAVDGQYQIGIYSVRKIQHGEEITFDYNSVTESKEEYEASVCLCGSQVCRGSYLNLTGEGAFQKVLKDSHGILDRHYLMLEACESNSVSEEDYNDLGRAGLGICLLGGLPDWLIAYTARLVRFINFERTKLPEEILKHNLEEKRKYFSDVCLEVERSDAEVQAEGVYNQRLQNLAVTLDKVRYVMRCIFGDPRKAPPPIEKLSPEAIVSSLWKGEGSFVEELLQCISAHVEEDILNDLKSKIHAHDPSGSEDIQKELRKSLLWLRDEIRSLSCTYKCRHDAAADLLHIYSYTKHFFRIHEYETVTSPPVHISPLDLGPKYTNKLGAEIQEYRKVYGKNYCLGQLIFWHNQSNADPDHSLVRASRGCLSLPDISSFYAKAQKPSQNRVYGPRTVRSMLARMEKQPQRSWPKDQIWLYRSCPKFFGSPMLDAVINNSTLDREMVHWLRHRPEAAWDR; this is translated from the exons ATGGGCGATGGAGGTGTCGCATGCATGCCTTTGCAGTATACTATGGAGAGGTTATCTAGTTCAGAGAAAACGCATTGCGGAGGCAGTAGTGGGGATGGCTTCAACTCCAAGTTGCTTAAGTTTTCTGACGGCGAAAGGAAGAATATGAAGTCCAGAAAGAGTGAATTAGCGTTGGATAGAGTGAATAAAAGAAGTGGAAGTGATGTTGAGAATGGTGAAATGATATGTGGTGATAAGGCGCAGAAGGAAGAAGTTGAAGAGGGTGAATTGGTTACTTTGAAGTGGCCTAGAAGTGAAGTTGAAACAGAAAATGGAGAGTTTGTGCCGGAAATGAATCTGCCGTCGAGACGAAGTGAGATTGAGAATGAGGAGATTGTTAGTGATAGATGGAAAACAAGGGAGTTTGAGAAGGGAGAATTTCATCATGGGAAATGGAGAAGAGACGACGTGGAAAGAAGAGAGATTGTTCATGAGAAGGGTAGGAGAGGAGAGAATGAATATGGACCGTGGAGAGGTGTGAAAGATGATGTTGAGAAGGGAGAGTATATTTCAGATAGATGGTATAATGGATCAATTGGGAAAAATGATTATGGTAACAGCAGTCACCGCAGAAATTATTCAGGTAAGGACAAAGGGTGGAAATTTCAATGTGAACGTACACCACCTTCTTGGAGATATACAGGTGATGATTCTATTAGGAAGAAAGAATTCATTAGTAGAAGTGGGAATCCGCATGCTAAAAGTTCTCCCAGGTGGGAGAATGCACAACAGAGGAATATAAGGAACGGTTCAAAGATTGTAGACGACGAGAAAAATGCATATAACAATGGTAAGGATCATACTCGAGATTACACTTCTGGAAGTCGCTTGAAGAGGCTCGGTAATGATTTTGACAGCTATGAACGGAAGCATTCTGCAGATTTTACAAGTTCAAAAAGTAGAAGGCTTTCTGATGAAAGCTATCCTTATTCAGAGAACTATTCTCGTCGCCCTGTGGAGCAGTCTTATAGAAATAATAATTCTACCAGACTTTCTGCAGAGAAGTATTCTTCTAGAAATCATGAATCTTCTTTGTCTACCAGACCAACTTATGACAGGCATGAACGCAGCCCTGTTCATTCTGAGTGGTCCCCACGTGACCGAAGTAGGTATTATGATCATAGAGATCGCACTCCAGTGCGCCGATCGCCCTTTAGTCGTGAGAGATCTCCATACAGCCGGGAGAAATCCCCCCATGGTCGGGAGAGGTCCCCATATACGAGGAGCTGGGACAGAAGTCGACAGCATGATCATAAATTGAAAAGTCCAGCGCGCACCGAACAGTCGCCACAAAATCAGTGCTGGAGACAGCATGATCATAAGATGAGAAGTCCAGCATTCACCGAGCAGTCACCACAAGATCAGGGTTGGCGACAGCACAGTCATAAGTTGAGAAGTCCAGCACGCGTCGAGCAGTTGCCAGAAGATCAAGCTCGGCATCATGATCACAGGGACTGTACTCCAAATTTAGTAGAAGGATCCCACCTTGATCAAACTAGAAAAGATGTTCATGATGAAACAAGTTGCAAAAACTCAGCATGTGATAAGCAGAACTCCCCAAATAGTTGTAAGAGTGATGAAGATAAAAACATTCAAAGGGAGTCGAGTTTTTCAGTTACAGAATCTCGAGGTGAAAGAAACGTGCAAAAGAAGGACAAGTCAATTGAGAAAGATATTAGTGATAGTCAACCCGTTGAGGAACAGAAGTCTTGTAGTCCCACTATTGATCCAAAAGAATCTCCACACCTTGAGCCACAACCACCTCCTGATGAGCTGCTTTCAATGGAAGAAGATATGGACATTTGTGATACCCCTCCTCATGTCCCTGTGGTGACAGATTTGTCATCAGGAAAATGGTTTTACCTTGATTACGGAGGTGTAGAAAATGGGCCTGCCAAATTGTGTGACATTAAGTTCCTTGTTGATGAAGGGGTACTAATGTCAGATCACTTTATCAAGCACTTGGATAGTGACAGATGGCTAACAGTTGAAAATGCAGTGTCACCATTGGCTGCTCAGAGTTTTCCGTCCATTGTGTCAGATACAATAACTCAGCTTGTAAGTCCCCCAGAAGCTTCTGGTAATATTTTGGCCGATACTGCAGATATTCAATCTGGTCCTGAGAATTATCTGGAAAAGCCGGGCCCCTTGCTGCTGCCACGCGGACACCCTAGCCCTAGCGTGAGTGTGCTTGCATCTGAACGTTCGGACAACTTCTACATTGATGAAAGAGTTCAAAATCTGTTAGAGGGTTATGATGTCATTCCTGGGTTGGAACTCGAGGCAGTAAAAG AAGCTTTGCAATTGAAATTTGAATATGCAAAGGAAGATGGATTAGGAGACTATGAAG GTTTTCCTTGGCATGTTTCCCGCCCTAGGGAAGATTGTGATTCAAGTACTGATTTAGCATCAAGAGATTCTGAATCTCAGTTAAGTATAGACAACATGGATAATGGGTTTGGCATTCCTAAggattggttttctacccattGGCCATGCAAAGGTGGTGACTGGAAGAGGAATGATGATGCCCACGATCGATGTTCTAGGAAAAAACTTGTTCTAAATAATGGTTTTCTATTGTGCCAAATGCCAAAGTCTGGATGTGAAGATCCTCGATGGCCTGAAAAAGATGACTTGTATTTTCCTTCTCAAAACAAGAGGCTTGATCTCCCTTTGTGGGCTGTTGGTGCTGATGAGTGGGTTGATTGCGATGCTGCAATCAAGTCCATTCAAAGTAAGCCTTCTTCTGTCAAAGGAATGAAGGGAAATGTTCTTTCAGTGGTAAGGATAAATGCATGCGTTGTCAATGATCAGGGATTGCTGCTCACTGAGTCACGGCACCAGAGCCGAGGCAAGGATAGACAACATCCAAGGTCAGTTCGGCCATTCACTTCAACCTGTGATAGTAAGAGATCATCAACTGAAGAAGATTCTCAGTCAAAATCAGTTAGTGATCAAGGTTCTTACCAAAGCATGGAGTCCATTAGTGTCCCTAAAGACCATCTCTGTACTATCCAGGAGTTGCAGCTACATTTGGGTGACTGGTATTACATTGATGGTTCTGGGCGTGAGAAAGGGCCTTCATCATTTTCAGAGCTACAATATTTAGCAGATCAAGGAATTGTAAAAAGGCGTAGCAGTGTGTTTAGGAAACATGATAAACTCTGGGTTCCTATTACCTCTACCGCAGAAACTTCAGATGTCTGTCTCATGAGCCACCAAAAAAGCAGTTCAACATTGGGTGCATGCTCTGATCATCCATCAAAGCAAACCCATGGTGTTTCATATGCTGGATCTTACACAAGTTCAAGTATGTTTAACAGGATACACCCTCAGTTTATTGGTTTTACTTGTGGGAAGCTGCACGAACTGGTTATGAAATCATACAAGAGCCGGGAGTTGGCCGCTGCTATAAATGAGGTTTTAGATCCCTGGATCAATGCAAGACAACCAAAGAAAGATATTGAGAAACAAATATATTGGAAATCAG AAGGCGACACACGAGCTGCCAAAAGAGCCCGGATGCTGGTTGATGATAGTGAAGAAGACAGTGGTTTGGAAGATGATGTTACCATTTACAAAAATGAACCCACTTTTGAGGATCTATGTGGTGATGCTACTTTTCCTGAAGATAAAATTGGTATCTCTGATTCTGAAGTGGGAAGCTGGGGCTTATTGGATGGTCCGGTATTGGCACAAATTTTCCATTTTTTGAGATCTGATTTTAAGTCCCTTGTATTTGCATCAATGACGTGCAAGCATTGGAGTGCTGCTGTAAGGTTTTACAAGGAACTTTCAATACAGGCCAATTTTTCATCCTTAGGGCCTTCTTGCACTGATACTATGTTGTGGAACATTATG AATGCTTATGAGAGAGACAAGATCAATTCAATCATTCTAATGGGGTGTAACAAAATTACGGCTGACATGCTTGAGAAAATTCTTCTTTCATTTCCTGGTTTATGTACCATAGACATTAGAGGGTGCAGCCAGTTTGGAGAGCTAGCTCCTAAATTTACCAATGTGAAATGGATCAAGAGCAGAAGTTCACGCATGGATAGAATTGCAGAAGAGCCTCATAAAATTAGAAGTCTTAAACATTTTACAGAACAAGTTTCATCTACATCCAAATCCAGCAATTTAGGAATAGATGATTTTGGTCAATTGAAAGAGTATTTAGATAGTGTGGATAAGAGAGATTCGGCAAATCAGTTATTTCGTCAAAACTTATACAAGCGGTCCAAACTTTATGATGCTAGAAGGTCCTCTTCCATTCTATCTAGGGATGCTCGCACAAGACGTTGGGCAATTAAGAAGTCTGAAAGTGGTTTTAAGAAGATGGAGGAATTCCTTGCTTCAAGACTAAAGGAAATCATGAAGTCAAACTCTTGTGACTTCTTTGTACACAAG GTTGCAGAAATTGAGGCTAAAATGAAAAATGGTTATTACAGTAGGCGAGGATTGAGCTCTGTCAAAGAGGACATAAGTAGAATGTGCCGTGATGCAATAAA AGCAAAAAATCGGGGCGATTCTAGTGACATGAATCACATTATCACATTATTTATTCAACTGGTAGCTCGGTTGGAAGCAAGTTCTAAAAATGTGCATGGCAGAGATGTCCTGCTGAAGTCATGGGACAGTGACTCGCCAGCAATGTTCTGTTCTACTTCATCAAAGTATAAGAAAAATAGATTAGTGAAAGAAAGGAAGTACAGGAGTAATGGAAAACATAATATTTTGGATAATGTAGAGTATACCTCTGATAGAGATATTAGGAGGCGCTTATCAAAGTTGAATAAGAAATCCATGGGCTCAGACAGTGAAACATCTGATGATCTTGATCGGTCTTTTGATGATGACAAGAGTGACAGTGATACTACGTCAACTGAGTCTGAAAGTGACCATGAAGTACGCTCACAGGTTTTGATTAGGGAACCAAGAGGGGATGGATGCTTCAAACCCGAGGAAGAGTCGGATTTCATAACTGATGACCGGGAGTGGGGTGCTCGCATGACAAAAGCAAGCCTGGTTCCTCCAGTTACCAGGAAATATGAAGTCATCGATCATTATTGCATTGTAGCTGATGAGGAGGAGGTGCGGAGGAAGATGCGGGTTTCATTACCAGATGATTATGCAGAGAAGCTGAGTGCACAAAAGAATGGCACAGAGGAGTCAGATATGGAACTTCCTGAAGTCAAAGATTTCAAACCTAGAAAGCAGCTTGGAAATGAGGTTATTGAGCAAGAGGTTTATGGAATTGATCCTTATACACACAACCTTTTGCTTGATTCTATGCCAGGGGAGTTAGATTGGTCTCTGCAGGAGAAGCATTTGTTTATAGAAGACGTGCTCCTTCAAACATTGAATAAGCATGTTAGGAGCTCTACTGGAACTGGAAATACTCCAATGAGCTACCCTTTGCAGCCTGTTATTGATGATATTAAAAGATGCGCTGAAAAAGATTGTGATGCAAGAATGATTAGAATGTGTCAAGGTATTCTAAAGGCCGTAGGCAGTCGTCCAGATGACAAATATGTAGCTTATAGAAAG GGGCTTGGTGTTGTTTGCAACAAGGAAGAAGGCTTCTCTCAAGATGATTTTGTTGTGGAGTTTTTGGGAGAG GTTTATCCTGTGTGGAAGTGGTTTGAGAAACAAGATGGGATTCGATCTCTACAGAAAGATAGTACAGATCCAGCACCAGAGTTCTATAACATCTACCTTGAGAGACCAAAG GGTGATGCGGATGGGTATGACTTAGTTGTCGTTGATGCCATGCACAAGGCTAATTATGCCAGTCGAATATGTCATTCTTGCCGACCCAATTGTGAAGCCAA AGTCACTGCTGTTGATGGTCAGTATCAAATTGGTATTTATAGTGTTCGTAAAATTCAACATGGTGAGGAGATCACTTTTGATTACAATTCTGTTACTGAG AGCAAGGAGGAGTATGAAGCATCGGTTTGTTTGTGTGGAAGCCAAGTATGCCGGGGGAGCTACTTGAATCTGACTGGTGAAGGGGCGTTTCAAAAG GTTTTGAAGGACTCGCATGGAATTCTTGATCGGCATTATTTGATGCTAGAAGCCTGTGAATCAAACTCTGTGTCTGAAGAGGACTATAATGACCTCGGTAGAGCTGGTTTAGGCATTTGTTTGCTTGGGGGCCTACCAGATTGGCTTATTGCCTACACAGCTCGCCTT GTGAGATTCATCAATTTTGAAAGAACGAAACTTCCTGAAGAAATTCTAAAGCATAATCTGGAAGAAAAGAGGAAATATTTTTCAGATGTATGTCTTGAAGTTGAAAGGAGTGATGCTGAGGTTCAG GCGGAGGGAGTGTACAACCAAAGGCTTCAGAATCTTGCTGTCACTCTCGATAAG GTAAGGTATGTTATGAGATGTATATTTGGTGATCCTCGGAAAGCACCGCCCCCTATTGAGAAGCTCAGTCCTGAAGCAATTGTTTCGTCTCTCTGGAAAGGAGAGGGCTCATTTGTTGAGGAGCTTCTTCAGTGCATATCCGCTCATGTGGAAGAAGACATCTTGAATGATCTCAAGTCCAAAATTCATGCTCACGATCCTTCAGGTTCGGAAGATATTCAGAAAGAGCTTCGGAAATCTCTATTATG GTTGAGGGATGAGATCCGAAGTCTTTCTTGTACATATAAATGTCGGCATGATGCTGCTGCTGACTTGCTCCACATTTACTCTTATACCAAGCACTTCTTTAGAATACAT GAATATGAAACCGTTACTTCACCGCCCGTCCATATTAGTCCACTTGACTTAGGCCCCAAGTATACTAACAAGCTGGGAGCAGAGATTCAGGAGTACCGGAAGGTATATGGTAAAAATTATTGTTTGGGGCAGCTGATCTTTTGGCATAATCAGAGTAATGCAGATCCAGATCATAGCTTGGTTAGAGCAAGCAGGGGATGTTTGTCTTTACCAGACATCAGTTCCTTTTATGCCAAGGCTCAGAAGCCATCACAGAATCGTGTTTATGGTCCAAGGACTGTCAGATCTATGCTGGCTAGAATG GAGAAGCAGCCGCAGAGATCCTGGCCCAAAGACCAGATATGGTTGTATAGAAGTTGTCCAAAATTCTTTGGTAGCCCAATGTTAGATGCAGTAATAAATAACTCTACATTGGACAGAGAGATGGTTCATTGGTTGAGGCATAGACCGGAGGCCGCGTGGGACCGTTAA